Proteins from a single region of Styela clava chromosome 1, kaStyClav1.hap1.2, whole genome shotgun sequence:
- the LOC120334928 gene encoding NADH dehydrogenase [ubiquinone] 1 beta subcomplex subunit 6-like, translating to MSVTNQGSSRPSIISDLDRLQQIKSSGGLLSEIDEQRLRRHQLWNLRKKWIKDHHLSAREPLHPPITFMEKMKCREGAFWDKHLKYKTVADMLYGKGFIREFPKLMFYKAQKGARSYLLFFMIPMVPVLAWLKHVVEDDPSNVLRTPYMPTYPGDKRFVAARKDVTVDMRTLQVIPKEGVEVTIQEN from the exons ATGTCGGTTACAAATCAGGGATCATCGCGTCCATCGATAATTAGCGACTTGGACCGTCTGCAGCAAATt AAATCTTCAGGAGGACTTCTAAGTGAAATTGATGAACAGAGATTGCGGCGTCATCAGTTGTggaatttaagaaagaaatggaTCAAAGACCATCATTTGAGCGCAAGGGAACCTTTGCACCCTCCCATAACg TTTATGGAAAAAATGAAATGCAGAGAAGGAGCGTTCTGGGataaacatttgaaatataagACAGTTGCGGATATGCTTTACGGAAAAGGTTTTATAAGAGAATTCCCAAAATTAATG ttttacaaAGCGCAAAAGGGGGCTCGAAGTTATCTTCTCTTTTTCATGATTCCAATGGTTCCTGTATTGGCGTGGCTGAAGCATGTAGTGGAG gaCGATCCCAGCAACGTTTTACGAACACCTTATATGCCGACATACCCCGGTGACAAAAGGTTTGTTGCCGCAAGAAAGGACGTCACAGTTGATATGAGAACGCTTCAAGTTATTCCGAAAGAAGGAGTTGAAGTTACAATccaagaaaattaa